CACAACCCCAAGGGGTCGATGTCAGTATCGTTCGATCCAAGCTTGCGCTTGGCTGTGAAGTCCAGTGGACTTCACTCATATGTGGAACCCCGTAGGATTCCTTCTCCGGATCTGGAGCCGCTCTCGGGGAGAGAGAAGCCGCCCGGTTCGTCCTGTCGGACGATCCTGCTCTCGCACTTGCTTCACCTGTCATGCATCCCGCCTCCGTGGAGGCTCAGAAACAATACTCGCGAGCCTCTCGCCTGTCAACCCCCTCCAGTGGACTCCGGCCCAAGCCTCCTGACCTCCAGCCTCAGCGCCGTCTCTCAACACCTGGCGTGGAGTATCTGCGTGGCCTCATTGCAGAAAGAATGTCCTGCTGCTGATCCCGAGCGGACGGTCGCTATACTTGATCATTGGCACATGCCCGCGCTCCCGCTCAACGGAACCGCGCGGAAGGGAGGCACGCCCATGCAGGAACTACTCGAAAAACTGGCGTCGCTCCGGGAGTACCTTTGACATTCCCGGCAAAACGCGCCGCCTGAACGAACTCGATCGCGAACTCAGCGACCCGGAGCTGTGGAACAACGCCAGCCGTGCCCGGCAGGTCACGCAGGAAGCTGGCACGGTGCGCCGTATCGTGGATGGCTACCGGACGCTGGACTCGGATGCCCAGGGCCTGAACGAAATGCTGGCCATGGCCGATGCCGACGAACGCGAAATGTTGGCCGAGGAACAGGAGAGCATCCAGAAACGGGTCGATGACCTGTACCGGGAAACCCTGTTCACCATGAAGCACGCCGACACGGCCGCCATCGTGCGCGTTAAGAGCGGCGCGGGTGGCACCGAGTCTCAGGACTGGGCAGGCATGCTCTCGCGGATGTTCATGCGCTGGGCCGAACGCCGGGGGTTCAAGGTCGAACTGGTCGACCAGCAGGACGGCGAGCAGGCCGGGGTACTCAGTTCGGAATTCATCATCCGGGGCGAGAAGGCCTACGGCATGATGGCGCCCGAGCACGGCGTGCACCGGCTGGTGCGGGTCTCACCCTTCGACTCCAACAACCGCCGCCACACGTCGTTCGCCTCGGTGGACGTGGTGGCCGAGGTGCCGGAGGAGGAGATCAACATCCACATCCCGGACAGCGACCTGCGCCGGGACGTGTTCCGCTCGCAGGGCGCGGGCGGCCAGGGAGTGAACACCACCGACTCCGCCGTGCGCTTGACCCACATCCCCACCGGGATCGCGGTGGCCTCGCAGGTGACCCGCTCGCAGATCAAGAACCACGACATCGCCCTGCAGATCCTCAAGCAGCGGCTGTACGACATCGAGATCAAGAAACGCGAGGCCGAGGAGGCCAAGGCGCGGGGCGAGCAGAAGAAGATCGAGTGGGGCTCACAGATCCGCTCGTATGTACTCGACAAGCAGTACATCAAGGATCACCGCACCGGACTGATGAAGCACAACCCGGACGATGTCCTCGATGGCGATCTCGACGACCTGATGTGGGCCGGACTGGAATGGATGGCCGGAAAACGCGTCGCTGAGGAAAGCGGGGACGAGGAGTAACAGGAAGACTTCCCGCTCGGCTGTCTGTCTGTATGGGCTGAAAGAGCGGTGAAAGAGCCTATGCGCTCCACTCCCCACTATCCAGATGCAGATCTCACGGCTTGACCCATGAGAAGGCACATCCAGTCCGCCCCCGGAGGCATAGAGTTGTATATGGCGTTCCTTCCTGTCAGTCCATCATGAGCAGCGACCGCGACCGCGTCATTCCCGGCTTTGCCATGCACCGCGTCCTGGGGCGGGGCAACACTTCGGCCGTGCACCTCGCGATTGACCCGGAAGGCCGCAAGGTCGCCCTGAAGATCCCGCACGAGGAGACCCTGCGCGTGCAGGATGCAGCGGAACGCTTCGCGAACGAAGTGCGCCTGACCCTCAAGTTCAAGCACCCGCGCCTGGTGCGCGGATGGGCGGGCACGCCCCACGGGCAGCTGGCGTTCCTGTCGCTGGAGTACTACCCACAGGGCTCGCTCAGCGATCACCTGGATCAGTTGCTGGTGCGGCGGCTGGAGCTGGATCACGCGCTGCGGATCCTGGCGGACGTGGCGTCTGCCCTTGCCTACCTTCACAAGCAGGGCGCGGTGCATCAGGACGTGAAGACCCACAACGTGTACCTGGACGACCAAGGCCGCGCCGCGCTGGGCGACATGGGCAGCACGTACTTCGTGGCACAGGGAGGCAAGGTCAGCGGCAGTCCGTACTACATGGCCCCGGAGATCTACCACGGCGAGAGCAGCAGCAGTGCCAGCGACGTGTACAGTCTCGGCATCCTGATGTACGAGTTGCTGGGTGGCGACCGGCCCTTCAACGGCAGCAGCTACGAGGAACTGATGGTCTCCCACCTGACGCGCTTTCCGGCGTCCCTGAGCCACATCAACCCGGGCGTGGCGCGCAACGTCTCGAAGATGGCGGAACTGGCCC
This genomic window from Deinococcus sp. KSM4-11 contains:
- the prfB gene encoding peptide chain release factor 2 (programmed frameshift) yields the protein MQELLEKLASLREYLDIPGKTRRLNELDRELSDPELWNNASRARQVTQEAGTVRRIVDGYRTLDSDAQGLNEMLAMADADEREMLAEEQESIQKRVDDLYRETLFTMKHADTAAIVRVKSGAGGTESQDWAGMLSRMFMRWAERRGFKVELVDQQDGEQAGVLSSEFIIRGEKAYGMMAPEHGVHRLVRVSPFDSNNRRHTSFASVDVVAEVPEEEINIHIPDSDLRRDVFRSQGAGGQGVNTTDSAVRLTHIPTGIAVASQVTRSQIKNHDIALQILKQRLYDIEIKKREAEEAKARGEQKKIEWGSQIRSYVLDKQYIKDHRTGLMKHNPDDVLDGDLDDLMWAGLEWMAGKRVAEESGDEE
- a CDS encoding serine/threonine-protein kinase → MSSDRDRVIPGFAMHRVLGRGNTSAVHLAIDPEGRKVALKIPHEETLRVQDAAERFANEVRLTLKFKHPRLVRGWAGTPHGQLAFLSLEYYPQGSLSDHLDQLLVRRLELDHALRILADVASALAYLHKQGAVHQDVKTHNVYLDDQGRAALGDMGSTYFVAQGGKVSGSPYYMAPEIYHGESSSSASDVYSLGILMYELLGGDRPFNGSSYEELMVSHLTRFPASLSHINPGVARNVSKMAELALAKRPNDRPTAEAIRREILLSMGELPSEERGDDEVKKAIAEPVKNVGRHGLTPQRPVPRPVEPVASAPGVEKVEEKRGWNPFKRRK